In the genome of Natronorubrum sediminis, one region contains:
- a CDS encoding cupin domain-containing protein, which yields MKPVDFDTAETYEPDEGWRRVSMAGSDQFSFEWFEKPPGHSSPMHDHENEQVCLCLEGELTIYTEDDEVTLQKNDSVLLESWEEHRVENTGDERAVGLDVFAPGRSFDFWTDRE from the coding sequence ATGAAGCCGGTCGACTTCGACACCGCGGAGACGTACGAACCCGACGAGGGCTGGCGACGAGTCTCGATGGCCGGCAGCGACCAGTTCAGCTTCGAGTGGTTCGAGAAGCCGCCGGGTCACAGTTCGCCGATGCACGACCACGAAAACGAGCAGGTGTGTCTCTGTCTCGAGGGCGAACTCACGATTTACACCGAAGACGACGAGGTAACCCTCCAGAAGAACGACTCGGTGTTGCTCGAGTCCTGGGAGGAACACCGCGTGGAGAACACGGGAGACGAACGCGCCGTGGGACTGGACGTGTTCGCCCCGGGGCGTTCGTTCGACTTCTGGACCGACCGCGAGTAA
- a CDS encoding SDR family oxidoreductase, whose amino-acid sequence MDLQIHGNTALVTASSSGLGKASAKALAREGVNVVINGRDEAQLEEAKSEVEDVATGEVVAQPGDLTDEDDIEALVQTTVDEFGGLDHLVTSAGGPPSGPFLETDDEDWYQAYDLLVMSVVRLAREAEPHLREGDGGTIVNITSRSVKEAIDSLVLSNSVRMSVIGLEKTLSKEFAPDIRANAVLPGPHETARIKELVEQAVDRGEYDSYEEGLEARGSGIPVGRIGDPMELGNTVAFLSSPESGFINGVSVPIDGGSGASNL is encoded by the coding sequence ATGGACTTACAGATCCATGGTAACACGGCACTCGTAACGGCGTCGTCGAGTGGACTCGGCAAGGCATCGGCGAAGGCGCTCGCTCGAGAGGGCGTCAACGTCGTCATCAACGGCCGCGACGAGGCCCAACTCGAGGAGGCCAAATCGGAGGTCGAAGATGTCGCGACCGGCGAGGTCGTCGCCCAACCAGGCGACCTCACCGACGAAGACGACATCGAAGCACTCGTTCAGACGACCGTCGACGAGTTCGGCGGACTCGACCACCTCGTGACGAGCGCGGGCGGCCCGCCTTCCGGCCCGTTCCTCGAGACCGACGACGAGGACTGGTACCAGGCCTACGACCTGCTCGTGATGAGCGTCGTCAGGCTTGCTCGCGAGGCCGAACCCCACCTTCGGGAGGGTGACGGCGGCACCATCGTCAACATCACCTCCCGAAGCGTCAAGGAGGCCATCGACAGCCTCGTCCTCTCGAACTCGGTTCGCATGAGCGTCATCGGCCTCGAGAAGACGCTCTCGAAGGAGTTCGCGCCGGACATCCGCGCCAACGCCGTTCTTCCCGGCCCACACGAGACGGCTCGGATCAAAGAACTCGTCGAGCAGGCCGTCGACCGCGGCGAGTACGACAGCTACGAGGAAGGTCTCGAGGCCCGCGGTTCGGGCATCCCGGTCGGTCGGATCGGCGACCCGATGGAACTCGGCAACACCGTCGCGTTCCTCTCCTCGCCGGAATCCGGCTTCATCAACGGCGTATCGGTGCCGATCGACGGCGGCTCGGGGGCGTCGAACCTATGA